AAGGCAAGAACAGCCTGGTCGACCTCAAAGTGGAAGGCTACACCGGCAAGCGCGAAGGCGTGGGCTTCGCCGCGCAGTTCAAATGGTTCTTCTAAAGGCGGGCGCTGCCTGAACCTTTCTTGGCTGGCCCGGCTTGCTTTGCGGGGCAGGACGAAACGCGCCGCCCCCTTTAAAGAAGCAAAGCCCGCCGGCACAGAAAACTCGCGGACGGCGAAGATTTTGCGCATCCTTTTTCATTTGCAATAACCGAACCGCGCGGGCGCCCCGCGCAGGCAAAACCCCCTGCCCGGGCAGGGGGTTTTCATGGCCTTCATAAAGGCCGGCCGGACATCGCGACCGCCGCCGCCTCAACCGGCGGCGGAAACGGAGAGGGAAAGGGGCGCGGACGGGGAAAACAAATCAGCCCCCGGCATGGGGAGCCGTTGCGGTCGCGCCGCTTTTTTTACAAAGGGCTTGCAAAAAGTCAAAAAGTCAAATATAATATTGCTGAAGGTTCCCAGAAAAAATTGCCGGTTTTCAGCAAGGGGTAGATTATGGGAAACAGCCTGGCGGATTTCATTGAAAAACGCATTTTGGGCAAATTCGCCGAAGCCCGGGAACGCCATATATTGATGCGGCGCAACGACTTGGCGGTCGAGTTGTCTTGCGCGCCGTCGCAGATAAGTTATGTTTTGAATACGCGCTTTACGCCGGAACGCGGTTTCCTGGTCAAATCGAGACGGGGAGCCGGCGGCTTTGTGCGCATTATTCAGGTAACGGCAAAATTTGGCGGCGAGCAGGAAAAAGAGCGCGCGGACGCGGCGGAGGTATTGGAACGGCTGCTGAGCCGAAAAGTCATCAGCGGCCGCGAATACGCGCTGCTCAAGCATTTTATGGAAGTGAGCGCGCCCGGCCTTGATAGCGGCGGGCAGCTCGCTTTGCTGGACTCGGCCTTGAAGCGCATAGGGGCCGATTGCCGGGAGGCCGGTATTTCATGGGGGTGTTTATAGTGCTGTGCGAAAGGTGCAAAAATAAACAAGCGACGGTTTATATAACAAAATTGATAAACGGGCGCAAGACGGAACACATGCTGTGCATCGACTGCGCCAGGAAAGAGGGCGCCTTGCCGGAAGGCCTGGAGGCGGGCCCGGTGTCGGTGGACAGCCTTTTGAAAGGCTTTTTTGGCGCGCCCCAGGTCCCGGCGCCCGGCCATCAGGCGGCGGGCGCGGCCTGCCCCGTTTGCGGCATGGACATGCCCAAACTGGCCGAATGCGGCCGCTTTGGCTGCAACGAGTGCTATAAGGTGTTCGGCGACGCGGCGCTGCGCATCATAAAGCATATTCACGGCCGCAAACGGCATATCGGCAAAATACCGACGCGCGTTGGCGGCGCTTTCAGCCTGAGAAGGAAAATAGCCGATTTGCGCGCCAAATTGGAAGCGCACGTGGCGCGGGAGGAATATGAGGAAGCCGCCAAACTGCGCGACGGGATAAAGCAGCTCGAAAAGGATCTGATAGGCGCGCGGGAGGTTAAAGATGACGTTAAGTAGAATTTTGCATCAGCGCCCTTCCTGGCTGGCGGAGGGCAGGGAAGCGGACGTGGTGCTGTCCTGCCGCGTGCGCCTGGCGCGAAACATAATGGGAGTGCCTTTCCCGGCCCAGGCCGGCGAGGGCGCGCTGGCGGCGGTCATGCGCGTCGCCGGCGAGGCGGTGGGCGAGTTGTCCCGGCGGCTTGAGCGGACGTTCACTTGGATTGAACTTGAAAAAATGACGGAAATCGACCGGATAGTGCTTGTCGAGAAACACCTGATCAGCCCGCTGCAAGCCGGCAAGCCGCAAATGCGCGCGGCGATTGTCAGCGACGACGGGGCGATCAGCGTGATGGTCAACGAAGAAGATCATTTCCGCATCCAGGTGATGATGCCGGGGCTCGGTTTGGAAAACGTCCTGAAAATTGCCGATCAGGTGGACGATGTGCTGGAAGAAGGCGCGAATTTTGCCTTTGATGAAAAATTCGGCTATCTTACCGCCTGCCCGACCAACATAGGGACCGCCCTGCGGGCGACCGCCATGCTGCACATGCCGGGGCTGGCCATGGCGAAAGAGGTCAACAACATGGCCCTGGCGGCCGCCCGCGTCGGCTTGATCGTGCGCGGCATGTACGGCGAGGGCAGCGAAGTGCTGGGCGACATCTTCCAAGTTTCCAATCAGCTGGCCATGGGCTACAGCGAGTCGGAACTCGTGGAAAGCATGACCAACATGGTGGAGCAGATAGCGTCCCGGGAACGGTTGGCCAGGGGGCAGCTTATGGAAAAACACCGGGCGGCCGTCGAGGACATGGCCTGGCGCGCCTACGGCACCTTGTCATGCGCGCGCCTTTTGGAAAACGCCGAAGCCATGAGCCTCTACAGCAGGGCGCTTTTGGGCATTGACCTTAATATTTTGAAAATACCCAAGGAAATTATTTACCAATTGATGGTGGACACCAGGGAAGGGCATATATTGAGAGCGGCCGGGGCGTGCGAGGAGCCTTGCGGCAAGGAGGAACTCCGGGCAAAAATAGTAAGGGGCCGCCTGGCGGAGGTTGGATTGAAATGATGGACAGGTTTACGGCCCGCGCCCGCCGCGTGTTGGCGCTGGCCAGGCAGGAAGCGGCTAATTTCAAACATGCTTATATCGGGACGGAGCATCTTTTGCTGGCCTTGTTTTTTGACGGCGCCAGTTTGTCGGCGCAGTTTTTGCGCGGGCTGGGGGTAAACGAGGAGAGCCTGCGCGGCCGCGTGGCGCAGATGTTCCCCGCGCAGGCCGCGGGCATGGGCGAGGCGGCCTACGACCCGAGCGCCAAGCGCGCGATTGAAACGGCGGTCGCGGAAGCGTCGGGCATGGGCAGGGATTATGTGGGCACGGAGCATATGCTTTTGGGCCTTTTGGCGGACGGGGAAAGCCACGCCGCGCAAGTTCTGCAAAGCGTGGGCGTGGACATCGAGGCGGCGCGCCGCGGCATATACGAGGCGCTCGGCGCCCCCGCGCAGGCCGAGCAGCAGGCGAGAGGCGAGGGCGCAAAGACTTTTGACATGGAGAAGTTGAAAGAATTTGGCCGCAACCTTAACGAATTGGCGAAAGCCGGAAAAATCGACCCGGTGATCGGCCGGCAAAAGGAAATAGAAAGGGTCATCCAGATACTTTGCCGCCGGACGAAGAACAATCCGGTCCTGATCGGCGAGCCGGGCGTCGGGAAAACGGCGATCGCCGAAGGGCTGGCGCAGCGCATCATCGAAAACCAGGCGCCGGAGCTTTTGCGCGGCAAACAGGTTTTCTCCCTGGAGATGGGCTCTTTGGTCGCGGGGACGAAATATCGCGGCGAATTTGAGGAACGGCTGAAAGTCCTCATTGAAACTATAAAGCAAGACAAAAACATCATTCTTTTCATCGACGAGATGCACACCCTGATCGGCGCGGGCGCGGCCGAAGGCGCCGTGGACGCGGCGAACATTTTAAAGCCCGCCCTCTCGCGCGGCGAGATACAGGCGATTGGCGCGACCACGCTGGACGAATATAAAAAGCACGTGGAGAAAGACGCCGCCCTGGAGCGCCGCTTTCAGCCCGTGCTGGTGAGCGTGCCCAACTTGGAGGATTCCCTGGCCATCCTGAAAGGGCTGCGCGGCCGCTACGAGTCTTTCCACAAGGCGCGCATTGAGGACGACGCGCTCGCCGCGGCGGTCAGGCTTTCTGACCGCTATATAAATGACCGCAACCTGCCCGACAAGGCGATTGACCTTATGGACGAGGCGTGTTCGCGGGTGCGGCTTAGGGCCTTTTCCCTGCCGGCCGCCCTCAAAGAGCTTGAGGAGACGATCGCGCGTCTGAAGGCCGACAAGGAAAAGGCGATCGCCGGGCAGGATTTTGAGCGCGCGGCCAAGCTGCGCGACGAGGAAAAAGAGTTGACCGCCGAGCTGCATGAACAGCAAATAGAATGGAAAAACAGGCAGGCCAGCAACGTGGTCGTTACCGGCGACGACATTGCCGAAGTGGTGTCTTCCTGGACGGGCATACCGGCCAGCCGCATCACCCAGAGCGAAGCGGAGCGGCTGCTGGATCTGGAAGCGCAGCTGCACAAACGGGTAATCGGCCAGCACGAGGCGGTATCGGCCGTCGCCAGGGCGGTCCGGCGCGCGCGTTCCGGCCTGCACGATCCCCGGCGGCCGGTAGGGTCGTTTCTTTTCCTGGGGCCGACCGGCGTGGGAAAAACGGAGCTGGCGCGCGCGCTGGCCGAGGCGATGTTTGGCGACGAGAACGCCATGATCCGGTTCGATATGTCCGAATATATGGAAAAGCACACGGTTTCGCGGCTGGTCGGCGCGCCGCCCGGCTACGTCGGCTATGACGAGGGCGGGCAGTTGATCGACGCGGTGCGCCGCCGGCCTTACTGCGTCATTCTTTTGGATGAAATGGAAAAGGCGCATTCGGATGTTTTCAACATATTGCTGCAAGCGCTCGACGATGGGCGCATGACCGACGGGCAGGGAAGGGTAGCCGATTTTAAGAACGCCGTCATAATTATGACCAGCAACGTAGGATCGACTTATCTTGCCCGCCAGGCCGACCAGCGGCCGCTGGGTTTTTCCGCCGGCGATCGCCGGGAATTTGACGAAAAGGCCGCCAAGCAAAAGGTGCTGGAAGAAGTGCGGCGCGCTTTCAGGCCGGAATTTATCAACAGGCTGGATGAAATGGTGGTGTTTAATTCCCTGTCCGGGACGGAGCTTGACCAGATAGTCGACATATTGCTGGAAGACGTAACCCGGCGCGCCAAAAACAACGGCCTGGAGCTTGCGATAACTTCCGCCGGCAAGGCGGCCATACTCAAAAACGGGCAGGACCGGCGCTACGGCGCGCGCCCGCTCAAAAGGGCCATACAGCGCATGGTGGAAGACGGGGTGTCGGAAGCCTTCCTGAAAGGCGAAGTAAAGGCGGGCGACTGCGTGCTTTTGGATTCGCCGGACGGGGAAACTGTTACCGTCGGCAAAAAGGCCGCCGTGGTCAAGGCTGATGGCCAGGCTTAAAATAAACTATACCTGCCAAAGCTGCGGCTATATAAGCGCGAAGTGGCTTGGGCGCTGCCCC
The genomic region above belongs to Acidaminococcales bacterium and contains:
- a CDS encoding CtsR family transcriptional regulator — its product is MGNSLADFIEKRILGKFAEARERHILMRRNDLAVELSCAPSQISYVLNTRFTPERGFLVKSRRGAGGFVRIIQVTAKFGGEQEKERADAAEVLERLLSRKVISGREYALLKHFMEVSAPGLDSGGQLALLDSALKRIGADCREAGISWGCL
- a CDS encoding UvrB/UvrC motif-containing protein is translated as MGVFIVLCERCKNKQATVYITKLINGRKTEHMLCIDCARKEGALPEGLEAGPVSVDSLLKGFFGAPQVPAPGHQAAGAACPVCGMDMPKLAECGRFGCNECYKVFGDAALRIIKHIHGRKRHIGKIPTRVGGAFSLRRKIADLRAKLEAHVAREEYEEAAKLRDGIKQLEKDLIGAREVKDDVK
- a CDS encoding protein arginine kinase, with the translated sequence MTLSRILHQRPSWLAEGREADVVLSCRVRLARNIMGVPFPAQAGEGALAAVMRVAGEAVGELSRRLERTFTWIELEKMTEIDRIVLVEKHLISPLQAGKPQMRAAIVSDDGAISVMVNEEDHFRIQVMMPGLGLENVLKIADQVDDVLEEGANFAFDEKFGYLTACPTNIGTALRATAMLHMPGLAMAKEVNNMALAAARVGLIVRGMYGEGSEVLGDIFQVSNQLAMGYSESELVESMTNMVEQIASRERLARGQLMEKHRAAVEDMAWRAYGTLSCARLLENAEAMSLYSRALLGIDLNILKIPKEIIYQLMVDTREGHILRAAGACEEPCGKEELRAKIVRGRLAEVGLK
- a CDS encoding ATP-dependent Clp protease ATP-binding subunit gives rise to the protein MMDRFTARARRVLALARQEAANFKHAYIGTEHLLLALFFDGASLSAQFLRGLGVNEESLRGRVAQMFPAQAAGMGEAAYDPSAKRAIETAVAEASGMGRDYVGTEHMLLGLLADGESHAAQVLQSVGVDIEAARRGIYEALGAPAQAEQQARGEGAKTFDMEKLKEFGRNLNELAKAGKIDPVIGRQKEIERVIQILCRRTKNNPVLIGEPGVGKTAIAEGLAQRIIENQAPELLRGKQVFSLEMGSLVAGTKYRGEFEERLKVLIETIKQDKNIILFIDEMHTLIGAGAAEGAVDAANILKPALSRGEIQAIGATTLDEYKKHVEKDAALERRFQPVLVSVPNLEDSLAILKGLRGRYESFHKARIEDDALAAAVRLSDRYINDRNLPDKAIDLMDEACSRVRLRAFSLPAALKELEETIARLKADKEKAIAGQDFERAAKLRDEEKELTAELHEQQIEWKNRQASNVVVTGDDIAEVVSSWTGIPASRITQSEAERLLDLEAQLHKRVIGQHEAVSAVARAVRRARSGLHDPRRPVGSFLFLGPTGVGKTELARALAEAMFGDENAMIRFDMSEYMEKHTVSRLVGAPPGYVGYDEGGQLIDAVRRRPYCVILLDEMEKAHSDVFNILLQALDDGRMTDGQGRVADFKNAVIIMTSNVGSTYLARQADQRPLGFSAGDRREFDEKAAKQKVLEEVRRAFRPEFINRLDEMVVFNSLSGTELDQIVDILLEDVTRRAKNNGLELAITSAGKAAILKNGQDRRYGARPLKRAIQRMVEDGVSEAFLKGEVKAGDCVLLDSPDGETVTVGKKAAVVKADGQA